The nucleotide window TCATCCTGACTTATCTATGAATAACTCTAAAAATACCAAAAAAAACTTTTTAAATAAATCTATGTGTATAAATGTAGGTTATAAAATTTTAAGAAACCCTATACAAAGATCTGAACACTTACTTTCAATTAATGGAATTACTACTCTATCTTCAAAATATAAAAAAAAATATAATAATTTTTTAAAAATACAATTTTCTTTATATGAACAATTAGATAAAATTTTAAAAAAAAAAAATAAACAAAAAATACACGATTTTTATGTAAAAATAAATAATTTTGAATTGGACAATATGCGTAAACTAAAAGTTTACTTAAATCAAAAGTTATGGAAAATAGCAATATATACTACTTTAAAATTAAAATTTTTTGAAAATTTAAAAACAAAAATAAAACATTAGTTTTCTTATAAAATTCACTCTTTTTTTTATGAAATATATACAACTTTATTTAATTATTATTTATGTAGTATATAACATATTAAATAAAAAATTTTTAAAACAAATTATACTATCAAAGTAATGTATCTTTTTTATATATTTAAATAACTATTAATTATTAAATTAAACTTATGTTTAATTTTAAGATTTATATGATTAAATGTGATATTTAAATTATTTATTACAATATAATAACCAATGTTCATTA belongs to Buchnera aphidicola (Anoecia corni) and includes:
- the hscB gene encoding Fe-S protein assembly co-chaperone HscB, with the translated sequence MNYFVLFNLPEKFEINLKNLTRHFYKLQKQFHPDLSMNNSKNTKKNFLNKSMCINVGYKILRNPIQRSEHLLSINGITTLSSKYKKKYNNFLKIQFSLYEQLDKILKKKNKQKIHDFYVKINNFELDNMRKLKVYLNQKLWKIAIYTTLKLKFFENLKTKIKH